GAGAGACCTCGCCCGCCCTCAACGATCTCGCGGCGGAGTCGATCCGGTTCACCGACGCATACAGCGCGAGTTCGCACACGCGGGAGGCGGTGCCGGCGCTGCTCACCGGGGCGTATCCGGATAGCGCCGTCGACGAGGACTATCGGCTCGCAAGCGAGACGGTCGCCACGACGCTCTCGGAGCGGGGGTTTGCGACCGGCGGCTTCCACTCGAACCCGTTCGTCTCTCGGGCGTACGGCTTCGACCGCGGGTTCGACACGTTCGACGACGACCTCCACCTCGGCCAGCACCGGTTCGTGGCGCTCGCCCAGCGGGCGCTCGACAAACTGCGCAATCGCCACTACGCCCGCGCCGCGGAGATCAACGGACGGTCGCTCGACTGGATCGACTCGCTTGCGGAGGGCCAGCCGTTCTTCCTCTGGAACCACTACATGGACACCCACGGCCCGTACGAGCCACCCGCCGAGTACGCCCGGACGTATCTCGATCAGCCGGTGTCCGACGAGGATGCACAGTCGCTCTACCAGCGGGCGATCGCGGACCCGGACTCGATCACCGACGAGGAACGCGAGCAGCTAATCGATCTCTACGACGCCGAGATCCGGTACAACGACGCGGGGATCGGGGCGTTTCTCGATGCGCTCCGCGAGCGCGACCTGCTAGAGCGCTCGCTGTTGGTCGTGACAGCGGATCACGGCGATGCCTTCGGCGAACATGGCTACTACGAGCATCCACGCTACCTCCACGAGGAGCTGACGCACGTGCCGCTGCTGGTGCGACCGCCTGGTGGGGCCAGCGAGGTGGTGTCGACACCGGTGAGCACGCTCGACGTCGTGGCGACGATCGAGGACGAACTGGGTGTAGAGATCCCCTCGGAGCGAGTGTTGTTGCTCGATCCGCCAGCCGGGGAGCGAGCGGTGTTCCAGCAGGCGCGTGGGGAGGACGACGAGAGCCAGGTGCGGCGGTACGCGGTCCAGTCGGGGGCGGGGAGTTGCTTCTGCGAACGGGACCGACGGAGCGATGCGGTCGAGTTTGGCGGGGCGACCGATCGTTCGCTGCGAGGTGTGCTCGATTCACACGTCGAGCGGCGTGTTCGTGTCGAAAACGGGGAACCGAGCGAAGCGAGTGGCAC
This Halococcus agarilyticus DNA region includes the following protein-coding sequences:
- a CDS encoding sulfatase, producing the protein MSEWEHVVVLSVDALRADHLSCYGYHRETSPALNDLAAESIRFTDAYSASSHTREAVPALLTGAYPDSAVDEDYRLASETVATTLSERGFATGGFHSNPFVSRAYGFDRGFDTFDDDLHLGQHRFVALAQRALDKLRNRHYARAAEINGRSLDWIDSLAEGQPFFLWNHYMDTHGPYEPPAEYARTYLDQPVSDEDAQSLYQRAIADPDSITDEEREQLIDLYDAEIRYNDAGIGAFLDALRERDLLERSLLVVTADHGDAFGEHGYYEHPRYLHEELTHVPLLVRPPGGASEVVSTPVSTLDVVATIEDELGVEIPSERVLLLDPPAGERAVFQQARGEDDESQVRRYAVQSGAGSCFCERDRRSDAVEFGGATDRSLRGVLDSHVERRVRVENGEPSEASGTADGEIERRLSALGYKE